A single region of the Fusobacterium varium genome encodes:
- a CDS encoding glutamate mutase L: protein MKVYLAIDFGSTYTKLTAIDMDNEVILATAKDITTVENDIMIGFNKAFDKLKAAISEKVDFDSVEFVSKTACSSAAGGLKMVAIGLVPELTAEAAKKAALGAGARVIKTYAYELNHRELEEIKATPLDIILLAGGTDGGNKDCIIHNAKMIAEYKLNVPVVVAGNKAAIDEVETIFKEAGIDHFITENVMPFINKLNVEPCREEIRKVFMGRIVEAKGMKNAEEFIKGILMPTPAAVLKAAEVLAEGTDDEDGIGDLIVVDIGGATTDIHSIAKGEPTKPSIMIKGLEEPYAKRTVEGDLGMRYSAIALLEAAGTRKIRNYLHDSLKQVDVKANCQYRHDHIKMVPQSEEEIRFDEAMAMAATEIAMTRHCGVLECVYTPMGTMFNQSGKDLTEAPYVIGTGGVIIHSMNPRGILKAGNFNEQDPVHLKPQDPKFLVDKTYILSSMGLLAQEYPDLAVRILKKYLVEV, encoded by the coding sequence ATGAAAGTTTATCTAGCCATAGATTTTGGAAGTACATATACAAAACTTACAGCAATAGATATGGATAATGAAGTTATTTTAGCTACAGCAAAGGACATTACTACAGTTGAAAATGATATCATGATAGGTTTTAACAAAGCTTTTGATAAATTGAAAGCAGCTATAAGTGAAAAAGTAGATTTTGATTCTGTAGAATTTGTAAGTAAGACAGCATGTTCATCTGCTGCTGGTGGATTGAAGATGGTGGCTATAGGACTTGTACCTGAACTTACTGCTGAAGCTGCTAAAAAAGCTGCTCTAGGAGCAGGGGCAAGGGTTATAAAGACATATGCTTATGAATTGAATCACAGAGAGCTTGAAGAGATAAAAGCTACTCCTTTAGACATTATATTATTAGCTGGTGGAACAGATGGTGGAAACAAAGATTGTATCATACATAATGCTAAAATGATTGCAGAGTATAAACTTAATGTACCAGTGGTAGTTGCTGGAAACAAAGCAGCTATAGATGAAGTTGAAACTATTTTCAAGGAAGCTGGGATAGATCACTTTATTACAGAAAATGTAATGCCTTTCATAAATAAACTTAATGTTGAACCTTGTCGTGAAGAGATAAGAAAAGTTTTCATGGGTAGAATAGTTGAAGCAAAAGGTATGAAAAATGCAGAAGAATTTATAAAAGGAATTTTGATGCCAACACCTGCTGCAGTTTTAAAAGCTGCTGAAGTCTTAGCAGAAGGTACTGATGATGAAGATGGAATAGGAGATCTTATAGTTGTAGATATTGGTGGAGCAACAACAGATATCCACTCAATAGCAAAAGGAGAACCTACAAAACCTTCAATCATGATAAAGGGTCTGGAAGAACCTTATGCTAAGAGAACAGTTGAAGGAGATCTTGGAATGAGATACTCAGCAATAGCTCTTTTAGAAGCTGCAGGAACTAGAAAGATTAGAAACTATTTACATGACTCTTTAAAACAAGTTGATGTTAAGGCAAATTGTCAATATAGACATGATCATATAAAAATGGTACCACAAAGTGAAGAAGAGATTAGATTTGATGAGGCTATGGCTATGGCAGCAACTGAAATAGCTATGACTAGACACTGCGGAGTACTAGAATGTGTTTATACTCCAATGGGAACTATGTTTAATCAAAGTGGTAAGGATTTAACAGAAGCTCCTTATGTTATAGGAACAGGTGGAGTTATAATTCACAGTATGAATCCAAGAGGAATATTAAAAGCAGGAAACTTTAATGAGCAAGATCCAGTACATTTGAAACCACAAGATCCAAAATTCTTAGTAGATAAAACATATATTTTATCTTCTATGGGATTATTAGCTCAAGAATATCCTGATTTAGCAGTTAGAATATTGAAAAAATATTTAGTCGAAGTATAA
- a CDS encoding methylaspartate mutase subunit E produces MKLRFKKWTEEEFFEMREEVLKGWPTGKDVNLEEAVAYHKSLPESKSFSKKLVDAKKAGITLAQPRAGVALIDQHIELLSYLDKVGGADLLPTTIDSYTRQNKYENCERGIEESKKAGRSLLNGFPGVNHGVAGCRKVVEAIDLPLQLRHGTPDARLLSEIMIAAGYTSDEGGGISYNVPYAKSVSLEKTLIDWQYVDRLVGWYEEHGVSINREPFGPLTGTLVPPSMSNAVGILEGLLAAEQGVKNITLGYGQCGNLIQDVAAIRALAEQGEEYFKEYGYNDIDLTTVFHQWMGGFPEDEAKAFGVISNGASAAALAGATKVIVKTPHEAIGVPTKEANAQGIKATKMVLNLLRGQQLSMSPELAKEIEIIKAETKCILDRVLELGAGDWAIGIVKAFEQGVLDVPFAPSKYNLGKMMPARDNVGKVRYLAVGNVPLSKELVDYNMAQLEERAKFEGRPVGFQMTVDDIFAVGKGTLIGRPETESMRNN; encoded by the coding sequence ATGAAACTTAGATTTAAAAAATGGACTGAAGAAGAGTTCTTTGAAATGAGAGAAGAAGTTTTAAAAGGATGGCCTACAGGAAAAGACGTTAACCTTGAAGAAGCAGTTGCTTATCATAAATCATTACCAGAATCAAAAAGCTTCTCTAAAAAATTAGTAGATGCTAAAAAAGCTGGAATTACATTAGCACAACCTAGAGCAGGGGTTGCTTTAATTGATCAACATATAGAACTATTAAGTTACCTAGATAAAGTTGGAGGAGCAGATTTACTTCCTACAACTATTGACTCTTACACTAGACAAAATAAATATGAAAACTGTGAAAGAGGAATAGAAGAATCTAAAAAAGCTGGAAGATCATTACTTAATGGATTCCCAGGTGTAAACCATGGAGTAGCAGGATGTAGAAAAGTAGTAGAAGCTATAGATTTACCTCTTCAATTAAGACATGGAACTCCAGATGCTAGACTTCTTTCTGAAATCATGATCGCAGCAGGATATACTTCTGACGAAGGTGGAGGAATCAGTTATAACGTTCCTTATGCTAAATCAGTTTCATTAGAAAAAACACTTATTGACTGGCAATATGTAGATAGATTAGTTGGATGGTATGAAGAACATGGAGTATCAATTAACAGAGAACCATTTGGACCATTAACAGGAACTCTTGTACCACCTTCAATGTCAAATGCAGTTGGAATTCTTGAAGGATTATTAGCTGCTGAGCAAGGTGTTAAAAACATCACTTTAGGATATGGACAATGTGGAAACCTAATCCAAGACGTTGCTGCTATTAGAGCACTTGCTGAGCAAGGAGAAGAATACTTTAAAGAATATGGATACAATGATATAGACTTAACAACTGTATTCCACCAATGGATGGGAGGATTCCCAGAAGATGAAGCTAAAGCATTTGGAGTTATTTCAAATGGAGCTTCAGCAGCAGCACTTGCAGGAGCAACTAAAGTTATAGTTAAAACTCCTCACGAAGCAATTGGAGTACCTACAAAAGAAGCTAACGCACAAGGAATCAAAGCTACAAAAATGGTTCTTAACCTATTAAGAGGACAACAATTATCAATGTCTCCAGAATTAGCAAAAGAAATTGAAATTATAAAAGCTGAAACTAAATGTATCCTAGATAGAGTTCTAGAATTAGGAGCAGGAGACTGGGCTATTGGTATAGTTAAAGCATTTGAACAAGGTGTTCTAGATGTTCCATTTGCACCATCTAAATATAACCTTGGAAAAATGATGCCAGCTAGAGATAACGTAGGAAAAGTAAGATACCTAGCAGTAGGAAACGTTCCATTAAGTAAAGAATTAGTAGATTACAACATGGCTCAATTAGAAGAAAGAGCTAAATTTGAAGGAAGACCAGTTGGATTCCAAATGACAGTAGACGATATATTTGCTGTTGGAAAAGGAACTTTAATTGGAAGACCAGAGACTGAATCAATGAGAAACAACTAG
- a CDS encoding methylaspartate mutase subunit S, producing MEKNGKKVVIGVIGSDCHAVGNKIIHHVLESNGFEVVNIGVLSPQADFINAAVETNADAIIVSSLYGHGELDCQGMREKCKEAGLNNILLYVGGNIVVGKQVWEDVEKRFKAMGFDRVYKPGTPIEDTTEDLKKDLGIA from the coding sequence ATGGAAAAAAATGGAAAAAAAGTTGTAATTGGAGTTATTGGATCAGACTGTCACGCAGTTGGAAACAAAATTATACATCACGTATTAGAATCAAATGGGTTTGAAGTAGTAAATATTGGGGTTTTATCTCCACAAGCTGACTTCATAAATGCTGCAGTTGAAACAAATGCTGACGCTATAATTGTTTCTTCTCTATATGGACACGGAGAGCTAGATTGTCAAGGTATGAGAGAAAAATGTAAAGAAGCAGGACTTAATAATATCCTTCTCTATGTAGGTGGAAACATAGTTGTTGGAAAACAAGTTTGGGAAGACGTTGAAAAAAGATTTAAGGCTATGGGATTTGACAGAGTATACAAACCAGGAACACCTATTGAAGATACAACAGAAGATTTGAAAAAGGATTTAGGAATTGCTTAA
- a CDS encoding DUF448 domain-containing protein, translating into MNNQDFPERTCLICKDKKDKKDLFRLVKTGEDKYAFDEKQKEQSRGYYICKSHECLKRLSKHKKIKIDTDDLIKMLNLLKKGEKDYLNILRAMKNSQTLSFGMNMVLEEIEHTHFLVLAEDISEKNERKLLLRAKELNITYVYCGNKQQLGEIFGKDEVSVIGVKNKQIARGLIN; encoded by the coding sequence GTGAATAATCAAGATTTTCCAGAAAGAACTTGTTTAATCTGTAAGGATAAAAAAGATAAGAAAGATTTATTCAGATTAGTTAAAACAGGTGAAGATAAATATGCTTTTGATGAAAAACAAAAAGAACAAAGTAGAGGCTATTACATCTGTAAAAGTCATGAATGTTTAAAAAGATTATCTAAACATAAAAAAATAAAAATTGATACAGATGACCTGATAAAGATGTTAAATCTTTTAAAGAAAGGTGAAAAGGACTATTTAAATATTTTAAGAGCAATGAAAAATTCACAAACTTTATCCTTTGGAATGAATATGGTTTTAGAAGAAATCGAACATACTCATTTTTTAGTTCTAGCTGAAGATATAAGTGAAAAAAATGAGAGAAAACTTCTTCTACGTGCTAAAGAGTTAAATATAACTTATGTTTACTGTGGAAATAAGCAACAACTAGGAGAAATTTTTGGCAAGGATGAAGTAAGTGTTATTGGAGTTAAAAACAAGCAAATAGCCCGTGGCCTCATAAATTAA
- the nusA gene encoding transcription termination/antitermination protein NusA, translating into MKSKDAKIFLEALDELEREKGISKENLLLTVEQAILAAYKKNYGDEENVEVEINRENGDVKLYEVKTVVTEEDLYDAAIEISLEDAIDEYRNNRIQRKPKIGDEVRIEINCEEFRRNAIQNGKQIVIQKVREAERQYIYDRFKDKENDIINGIIRRIDDKKNIFVEFDGIEAILPTTEQSPADTYRVGERLKVYLAEVEKTNKFPRIVISRKHEGLLRKLFELEIPEITSGLIEIKAVAREAGSRAKVAVYSADPNIDTVGACIGQKGLRIKNIVNELNGEKIDIVVWKESVEEFVSAVLSPAKVKSVEVFEEENTARVIVDSSQLSLAIGKNGQNARLAAKLTGMRVDIKTENSSNNEEVEQGE; encoded by the coding sequence ATGAAAAGTAAAGACGCTAAGATTTTTTTAGAAGCTCTAGATGAATTAGAGAGAGAAAAAGGAATAAGTAAAGAAAATCTTCTTCTAACTGTAGAACAAGCTATTCTAGCTGCTTATAAAAAGAATTATGGTGATGAAGAAAATGTTGAAGTAGAAATCAATAGAGAAAATGGAGATGTTAAACTTTACGAAGTAAAAACTGTTGTTACTGAAGAAGATCTTTATGATGCTGCTATTGAAATCTCTTTAGAAGATGCTATTGACGAATATAGAAACAATAGAATTCAAAGAAAACCAAAAATTGGTGATGAAGTAAGAATAGAAATTAACTGTGAAGAATTCAGAAGAAACGCTATTCAAAATGGAAAACAAATTGTTATCCAAAAAGTAAGAGAAGCTGAAAGACAATATATCTATGATAGATTCAAAGATAAAGAAAATGATATCATAAATGGTATCATTAGAAGAATTGACGACAAGAAAAATATATTTGTTGAGTTTGATGGAATAGAAGCTATTCTTCCAACTACTGAACAATCTCCAGCTGACACTTATAGAGTTGGTGAAAGATTAAAAGTATATCTTGCTGAAGTTGAAAAAACTAACAAATTCCCAAGAATTGTTATCTCTAGAAAACATGAGGGACTTTTAAGAAAATTATTTGAACTAGAAATTCCTGAAATTACTTCTGGTTTAATAGAGATTAAAGCTGTAGCAAGAGAAGCTGGTTCAAGAGCTAAAGTAGCTGTATACTCTGCTGATCCTAACATTGATACTGTTGGAGCTTGTATCGGACAAAAAGGACTAAGAATTAAAAATATAGTTAATGAATTAAATGGTGAAAAAATTGATATAGTTGTTTGGAAGGAATCAGTTGAAGAGTTTGTTTCTGCTGTTTTAAGTCCAGCTAAAGTTAAGAGTGTTGAGGTATTTGAAGAAGAAAATACTGCTAGAGTTATTGTTGATAGCTCACAACTTTCACTAGCAATTGGTAAAAATGGACAAAATGCTAGACTTGCTGCTAAACTTACAGGAATGAGAGTAGATATTAAAACTGAAAACAGTTCTAATAATGAAGAGGTAGAACAAGGTGAATAA
- a CDS encoding ribosome maturation factor RimP, with translation MELNNKEIILKKIENIVTPVAESMGLSLVDIEYLQDGGYWYVRIYVEKENEDITLEDCAALSNKIDEDIDKLIDQRFFLEVSSPGIERPLKKIADYIRFKGEKAKLSLKHKVNDNKNFEGIIVDCKDNIIFLEIKEQEIMEIPFSEIRKANLVYEFEEF, from the coding sequence ATGGAACTAAATAACAAAGAGATAATTTTAAAAAAGATTGAAAACATTGTAACTCCTGTTGCTGAAAGTATGGGTCTTTCTCTAGTAGACATTGAGTATTTACAAGATGGTGGATACTGGTATGTTAGAATATATGTTGAGAAAGAAAACGAAGATATTACTCTTGAAGACTGTGCTGCTCTAAGTAATAAGATTGATGAAGATATTGATAAACTTATTGATCAAAGATTCTTTTTAGAGGTTTCATCACCAGGTATTGAAAGACCTCTTAAAAAAATTGCTGATTATATCAGATTCAAAGGTGAAAAAGCAAAATTAAGTTTAAAACATAAAGTTAATGACAATAAAAATTTTGAAGGAATAATAGTTGATTGTAAAGATAACATTATTTTTCTAGAAATTAAAGAGCAAGAAATCATGGAAATTCCTTTTTCAGAAATAAGAAAAGCCAATCTTGTTTATGAATTTGAAGAATTTTAA